In the Lates calcarifer isolate ASB-BC8 unplaced genomic scaffold, TLL_Latcal_v3 _unitig_4125_quiver_2009, whole genome shotgun sequence genome, one interval contains:
- the LOC108896460 gene encoding uncharacterized protein LOC108896460 isoform X1, which produces MKRKSMSKDKSKSSMVSVSTTSFKTNLSDSSKQTNVDLGQSQVFPTEVPALANDSNTFSAEKIELGIPAIFDQSKTQSEITLTNQSSSLSFPKQSEDSGLVKPSSVTPDSFRQTAQYSPDDKIIMSSESTPTPPGSASPQLDQLLSDLEEMKLKFRPETIDPPLPESSDESPEVDQIYKFEDLSPEDRTTEDSDTVRVSVFSVVQLADDTNHTTAGVTESAYFQTSIQDETEFVSVSPDLTKTSGTSVPSRLGRHTDSPVSHTESLSFPESPQRFCEEMEPSLRSSFRLDIFQTSKYGENAGETFSPVSSPKIAAKSHSDIPEKKLDNLCEGDNTSGILQSQEEGESITPSNDSMGVTSTQSSQDQLPHLWEITSVETIQTLDFPSQSLSDLTPETVTSARHFSFEELMSYTSLGNLERSSDEDRPRTSGQHSEESLTPVDHERFASQPTSVKPKAEVTSSTSDEEYSIPPGYAETSSTTSVYTHMPPGYAEDVHHDADSPTFEYSDPEPYFDCKQATSDFSETEPDEPESRTRSSGGQPQDHLSHSIVLENVNRGVLLSSGSEDYEDAPFVHEPLHDIYEESEELIQDSEASDEEFTLCEASQLPPVYGACDDTDKSLIREITAELGSMSESSDDEFLTTRIVRRRVVIQADEMPDLPSQSVTEEKYKDENGHIVVKRVTRKIIRKCVSADGMEHEEVSSEGAPQGSISVAEGDGYSKVVKRTVLKSEGDHAEVTFAEIGGSPASRQGTAEACKVSHIERTMVLEGERTMTHQGDPSLASDLPSAQDDFKQALGYISGFSRKELPHVVERETVKEDGTVVRRAHMRKGRTLRRTVVRGGGQRKQVLLEQVDSPRKGSKPHDLRQHLHQLFHRYYEDEEEDNDEDEEEEEE; this is translated from the exons GTATCAACAACATCTTTCAAGACAAATCTTTCAGattcttcaaaacaaacaaatgttgatTTGGGACAGAGTCAGGTCTTTCCAACTGAGGTGCCAGCTTTGGCAAAtgattcaaacacattttctgctgaaaaaataGAATTGGGAATTCCAGCTATCTTTGACCAAAGTAAAACACAATCTGAAATCACACTGACCAATCAAAGTAGCTCACTGTCATTCCCCAAACAAAGTGAAGATTCTGGCTTAGTTAAACCAAGCTCTGTGACCCCAGACTCTTTCCGTCAAACAGCCCAATACAGTCCTGATGATAAAATCATCATGTCCTCAGAATCCACTCCAACACCACCAGGATCTGCGTCCCCTCAGCTTGATCAACTGCTGTCAGATCTGGAGGAGATGAAACTTAAGTTTAGACCAGAGACAATTGACCCACCTCTGCCAGAATCCAGTGATGAAAGCCCTGAAGTTGATCAAATCTACAAGTTTGAAGACCTGTCACCTGAAGATCGCACCACAGAAGATAGTGATACTGtaagagtcagtgtgttttctgttgtacaGCTTGCAGATGACACTAACCACACAACTGCAGGAGTCACAGAATCTGCATATTTCCAGACATCCATTCAAGATGAAACTGAATTTGTCTCAGTCTCCCCCGATCTAACAAAAACCTCTGGGACAAGTGTACCATCAAGACTTGGCAGACATACAGATAGTCCTGTATCCCATACTGAGTCCCTTTCATTCCCAGAATCTCCCCAAAGATTTTGTGAAGAGATGGAACCATCACTGAGATCAAGTTTTCGTTTGGACATATTCCAGACCAGCAAATATGGTGAAAATGCTGGTGAGACATTTTCTCCAGTGTCTTCACCCAAAATAGCTGCAAAGAGTCACTCTGATATACCTGAAAAAAAACTGGATAATCTATGTGAGGGAGATAATACATCTGGCATTCTTCAAAGTCAAGAAGAGGGTGAATCAATTACACCATCTAATGACTCAATGGGTGTGACATCAACACAGAGTAGCCAAGATCAACTTCCACATTTATGGGAGATAACCTCTGTTGAAACCATTCAGACTTTAGATTTTCCTTCTCAGTCTCTTTCTGATTTGACTCCTGAGACAGTTACATCTGCAAGACATTTTAGCTTTGAGGAACTGATGTCGTACACCTCCTTGGGGAACCTGGAGAGATCTTCAGATGAGGATAGGCCAAGGACCAGTGGACAGCATTCAGAAGAATCTCTGACTCCAGTTGACCATGAGCGCTTTGCCTCTCAACCCACTTCAGTTAAACCTAAAGCAGAGGTGACTTCATCAACTTCTGATGAGGAGTACAGCATCCCACCTGGATATGCAGAGACCTCTTCTACCACATCTGTCTATACCCACATGCCTCCAGGATATGCAGAGGATGTGCATCATGATGCCGACAGCCCTACCTTTGAATACTCTGACCCAGAGCCTTACTTTGACTGCAAACAAGCTACATCAGATTTCTCAGAGACTGAGCCTGATGAACCTGAGTCAAGAACTAGGTCAAGTGGAGGTCAGCCCCAGGATCATCTCAGCCATTCTATAGTGCTAGAAAATGTGAATCGAGGAGTGCTATTGTCCTCTGGAAGTGAAGATTATGAGGATGCTCCTTTTGTCCATGAGCCTCTTCATGATATATATGAAGAGAGTGAGGAATTAATACAGGATTCAGAAGCATCCGATGAAGAATTCACCTTGTGTGAGGCTTCACAACTGCCTCCAGTCTATGGGGCTTGTGATGATACTGATAAGTCTCTGATAAGG GAGATCACCGCAGAGCTTGGATCAATGTCAGAAAGTTCAGATGATGAATTTTTGACCACCAGAATAGTGCGAAGGAGAGTGGTCATTCAG GCTGATGAAATGCCTGACCTACCCTCTCAGTCAGTGACAGAAGAAAAGTATAAGGACGAAAATGGACACATTGTTGTCAAAAGG GTCACCCGTAAAATTATTCGCAAGTGTGTGTCCGCGGATGGCATGGAGCATGAAGAGGTATCATCAGAAGGAGCTCCGCAGGGATCCATCAGTGTGGCAGAGGGAGATGGATACTCCAAGGTTGTGAAGCGGACTGTGCTGAAGAGTGAGGGAGACCATGCAGAG GTAACATTTGCTGAAATTGGGGGTTCCCCAGCATCAAGGCAGGGGACAGCTGAGGCTTGTAAGGTCAGTCACATAGAAAGGACAATGGTACTGGAAGGTGAAAGGACAATGACACACCAGGGTGATCCATCTTTGGCCTCTGACCTCCCCTCAGCCCAAGATGATTTCAAACAG GCACTAGGTTATATAAGTGGTTTTAGCAGGAAAGAGCTCCCTCAtgtggtagagagagagactgtcaaAGAAGATGGAACTGTGGTCAGGAG GGCTCACATGCGTAAAGGTCGCACCCTCAGACGAACAGTGGTGAGGGGAGGTGGGCAGCGCAAACAAGTTCTTCTAGAGCAAGTGGACAGTCCCAGAAAAGGGTCAAAACCACATGATCTCCGGCAGCATCTCCACCAGCTCTTTCACCGTTACTacgaagacgaggaggaggacaatgatgaggacgaagaggaggaggaagagtag
- the LOC108896460 gene encoding uncharacterized protein LOC108896460 isoform X2 has translation MKRKSMSKDKSKSSMVSVSTTSFKTNLSDSSKQTNVDLGQSQVFPTEVPALANDSNTFSAEKIELGIPAIFDQSKTQSEITLTNQSSSLSFPKQSEDSGLVKPSSVTPDSFRQTAQYSPDDKIIMSSESTPTPPGSASPQLDQLLSDLEEMKLKFRPETIDPPLPESSDESPEVDQIYKFEDLSPEDRTTEDSDTVRVSVFSVVQLADDTNHTTAGVTESAYFQTSIQDETEFVSVSPDLTKTSGTSVPSRLGRHTDSPVSHTESLSFPESPQRFCEEMEPSLRSSFRLDIFQTSKYGENAGETFSPVSSPKIAAKSHSDIPEKKLDNLCEGDNTSGILQSQEEGESITPSNDSMGVTSTQSSQDQLPHLWEITSVETIQTLDFPSQSLSDLTPETVTSARHFSFEELMSYTSLGNLERSSDEDRPRTSGQHSEESLTPVDHERFASQPTSVKPKAEVTSSTSDEEYSIPPGYAETSSTTSVYTHMPPGYAEDVHHDADSPTFEYSDPEPYFDCKQATSDFSETEPDEPESRTRSSGGQPQDHLSHSIVLENVNRGVLLSSGSEDYEDAPFVHEPLHDIYEESEELIQDSEASDEEFTLCEASQLPPVYGACDDTDKSLIRADEMPDLPSQSVTEEKYKDENGHIVVKRVTRKIIRKCVSADGMEHEEVSSEGAPQGSISVAEGDGYSKVVKRTVLKSEGDHAEVTFAEIGGSPASRQGTAEACKVSHIERTMVLEGERTMTHQGDPSLASDLPSAQDDFKQALGYISGFSRKELPHVVERETVKEDGTVVRRAHMRKGRTLRRTVVRGGGQRKQVLLEQVDSPRKGSKPHDLRQHLHQLFHRYYEDEEEDNDEDEEEEEE, from the exons GTATCAACAACATCTTTCAAGACAAATCTTTCAGattcttcaaaacaaacaaatgttgatTTGGGACAGAGTCAGGTCTTTCCAACTGAGGTGCCAGCTTTGGCAAAtgattcaaacacattttctgctgaaaaaataGAATTGGGAATTCCAGCTATCTTTGACCAAAGTAAAACACAATCTGAAATCACACTGACCAATCAAAGTAGCTCACTGTCATTCCCCAAACAAAGTGAAGATTCTGGCTTAGTTAAACCAAGCTCTGTGACCCCAGACTCTTTCCGTCAAACAGCCCAATACAGTCCTGATGATAAAATCATCATGTCCTCAGAATCCACTCCAACACCACCAGGATCTGCGTCCCCTCAGCTTGATCAACTGCTGTCAGATCTGGAGGAGATGAAACTTAAGTTTAGACCAGAGACAATTGACCCACCTCTGCCAGAATCCAGTGATGAAAGCCCTGAAGTTGATCAAATCTACAAGTTTGAAGACCTGTCACCTGAAGATCGCACCACAGAAGATAGTGATACTGtaagagtcagtgtgttttctgttgtacaGCTTGCAGATGACACTAACCACACAACTGCAGGAGTCACAGAATCTGCATATTTCCAGACATCCATTCAAGATGAAACTGAATTTGTCTCAGTCTCCCCCGATCTAACAAAAACCTCTGGGACAAGTGTACCATCAAGACTTGGCAGACATACAGATAGTCCTGTATCCCATACTGAGTCCCTTTCATTCCCAGAATCTCCCCAAAGATTTTGTGAAGAGATGGAACCATCACTGAGATCAAGTTTTCGTTTGGACATATTCCAGACCAGCAAATATGGTGAAAATGCTGGTGAGACATTTTCTCCAGTGTCTTCACCCAAAATAGCTGCAAAGAGTCACTCTGATATACCTGAAAAAAAACTGGATAATCTATGTGAGGGAGATAATACATCTGGCATTCTTCAAAGTCAAGAAGAGGGTGAATCAATTACACCATCTAATGACTCAATGGGTGTGACATCAACACAGAGTAGCCAAGATCAACTTCCACATTTATGGGAGATAACCTCTGTTGAAACCATTCAGACTTTAGATTTTCCTTCTCAGTCTCTTTCTGATTTGACTCCTGAGACAGTTACATCTGCAAGACATTTTAGCTTTGAGGAACTGATGTCGTACACCTCCTTGGGGAACCTGGAGAGATCTTCAGATGAGGATAGGCCAAGGACCAGTGGACAGCATTCAGAAGAATCTCTGACTCCAGTTGACCATGAGCGCTTTGCCTCTCAACCCACTTCAGTTAAACCTAAAGCAGAGGTGACTTCATCAACTTCTGATGAGGAGTACAGCATCCCACCTGGATATGCAGAGACCTCTTCTACCACATCTGTCTATACCCACATGCCTCCAGGATATGCAGAGGATGTGCATCATGATGCCGACAGCCCTACCTTTGAATACTCTGACCCAGAGCCTTACTTTGACTGCAAACAAGCTACATCAGATTTCTCAGAGACTGAGCCTGATGAACCTGAGTCAAGAACTAGGTCAAGTGGAGGTCAGCCCCAGGATCATCTCAGCCATTCTATAGTGCTAGAAAATGTGAATCGAGGAGTGCTATTGTCCTCTGGAAGTGAAGATTATGAGGATGCTCCTTTTGTCCATGAGCCTCTTCATGATATATATGAAGAGAGTGAGGAATTAATACAGGATTCAGAAGCATCCGATGAAGAATTCACCTTGTGTGAGGCTTCACAACTGCCTCCAGTCTATGGGGCTTGTGATGATACTGATAAGTCTCTGATAAGG GCTGATGAAATGCCTGACCTACCCTCTCAGTCAGTGACAGAAGAAAAGTATAAGGACGAAAATGGACACATTGTTGTCAAAAGG GTCACCCGTAAAATTATTCGCAAGTGTGTGTCCGCGGATGGCATGGAGCATGAAGAGGTATCATCAGAAGGAGCTCCGCAGGGATCCATCAGTGTGGCAGAGGGAGATGGATACTCCAAGGTTGTGAAGCGGACTGTGCTGAAGAGTGAGGGAGACCATGCAGAG GTAACATTTGCTGAAATTGGGGGTTCCCCAGCATCAAGGCAGGGGACAGCTGAGGCTTGTAAGGTCAGTCACATAGAAAGGACAATGGTACTGGAAGGTGAAAGGACAATGACACACCAGGGTGATCCATCTTTGGCCTCTGACCTCCCCTCAGCCCAAGATGATTTCAAACAG GCACTAGGTTATATAAGTGGTTTTAGCAGGAAAGAGCTCCCTCAtgtggtagagagagagactgtcaaAGAAGATGGAACTGTGGTCAGGAG GGCTCACATGCGTAAAGGTCGCACCCTCAGACGAACAGTGGTGAGGGGAGGTGGGCAGCGCAAACAAGTTCTTCTAGAGCAAGTGGACAGTCCCAGAAAAGGGTCAAAACCACATGATCTCCGGCAGCATCTCCACCAGCTCTTTCACCGTTACTacgaagacgaggaggaggacaatgatgaggacgaagaggaggaggaagagtag
- the LOC108896460 gene encoding uncharacterized protein LOC108896460 isoform X3, protein MKRKSMSKDKSKSSMVSVSTTSFKTNLSDSSKQTNVDLGQSQVFPTEVPALANDSNTFSAEKIELGIPAIFDQSKTQSEITLTNQSSSLSFPKQSEDSGLVKPSSVTPDSFRQTAQYSPDDKIIMSSESTPTPPGSASPQLDQLLSDLEEMKLKFRPETIDPPLPESSDESPEVDQIYKFEDLSPEDRTTEDSDTVRVSVFSVVQLADDTNHTTAGVTESAYFQTSIQDETEFVSVSPDLTKTSGTSVPSRLGRHTDSPVSHTESLSFPESPQRFCEEMEPSLRSSFRLDIFQTSKYGENAGETFSPVSSPKIAAKSHSDIPEKKLDNLCEGDNTSGILQSQEEGESITPSNDSMGVTSTQSSQDQLPHLWEITSVETIQTLDFPSQSLSDLTPETVTSARHFSFEELMSYTSLGNLERSSDEDRPRTSGQHSEESLTPVDHERFASQPTSVKPKAEVTSSTSDEEYSIPPGYAETSSTTSVYTHMPPGYAEDVHHDADSPTFEYSDPEPYFDCKQATSDFSETEPDEPESRTRSSGGQPQDHLSHSIVLENVNRGVLLSSGSEDYEDAPFVHEPLHDIYEESEELIQDSEASDEEFTLCEASQLPPVYGACDDTDKSLIREITAELGSMSESSDDEFLTTRIVRRRVVIQADEMPDLPSQSVTEEKYKDENGHIVVKRVTRKIIRKCVSADGMEHEEVSSEGAPQGSISVAEGDGYSKVVKRTVLKSEGDHAEVTFAEIGGSPASRQGTAEACKVSHIERTMVLEGERTMTHQGDPSLASDLPSAQDDFKQGSHA, encoded by the exons GTATCAACAACATCTTTCAAGACAAATCTTTCAGattcttcaaaacaaacaaatgttgatTTGGGACAGAGTCAGGTCTTTCCAACTGAGGTGCCAGCTTTGGCAAAtgattcaaacacattttctgctgaaaaaataGAATTGGGAATTCCAGCTATCTTTGACCAAAGTAAAACACAATCTGAAATCACACTGACCAATCAAAGTAGCTCACTGTCATTCCCCAAACAAAGTGAAGATTCTGGCTTAGTTAAACCAAGCTCTGTGACCCCAGACTCTTTCCGTCAAACAGCCCAATACAGTCCTGATGATAAAATCATCATGTCCTCAGAATCCACTCCAACACCACCAGGATCTGCGTCCCCTCAGCTTGATCAACTGCTGTCAGATCTGGAGGAGATGAAACTTAAGTTTAGACCAGAGACAATTGACCCACCTCTGCCAGAATCCAGTGATGAAAGCCCTGAAGTTGATCAAATCTACAAGTTTGAAGACCTGTCACCTGAAGATCGCACCACAGAAGATAGTGATACTGtaagagtcagtgtgttttctgttgtacaGCTTGCAGATGACACTAACCACACAACTGCAGGAGTCACAGAATCTGCATATTTCCAGACATCCATTCAAGATGAAACTGAATTTGTCTCAGTCTCCCCCGATCTAACAAAAACCTCTGGGACAAGTGTACCATCAAGACTTGGCAGACATACAGATAGTCCTGTATCCCATACTGAGTCCCTTTCATTCCCAGAATCTCCCCAAAGATTTTGTGAAGAGATGGAACCATCACTGAGATCAAGTTTTCGTTTGGACATATTCCAGACCAGCAAATATGGTGAAAATGCTGGTGAGACATTTTCTCCAGTGTCTTCACCCAAAATAGCTGCAAAGAGTCACTCTGATATACCTGAAAAAAAACTGGATAATCTATGTGAGGGAGATAATACATCTGGCATTCTTCAAAGTCAAGAAGAGGGTGAATCAATTACACCATCTAATGACTCAATGGGTGTGACATCAACACAGAGTAGCCAAGATCAACTTCCACATTTATGGGAGATAACCTCTGTTGAAACCATTCAGACTTTAGATTTTCCTTCTCAGTCTCTTTCTGATTTGACTCCTGAGACAGTTACATCTGCAAGACATTTTAGCTTTGAGGAACTGATGTCGTACACCTCCTTGGGGAACCTGGAGAGATCTTCAGATGAGGATAGGCCAAGGACCAGTGGACAGCATTCAGAAGAATCTCTGACTCCAGTTGACCATGAGCGCTTTGCCTCTCAACCCACTTCAGTTAAACCTAAAGCAGAGGTGACTTCATCAACTTCTGATGAGGAGTACAGCATCCCACCTGGATATGCAGAGACCTCTTCTACCACATCTGTCTATACCCACATGCCTCCAGGATATGCAGAGGATGTGCATCATGATGCCGACAGCCCTACCTTTGAATACTCTGACCCAGAGCCTTACTTTGACTGCAAACAAGCTACATCAGATTTCTCAGAGACTGAGCCTGATGAACCTGAGTCAAGAACTAGGTCAAGTGGAGGTCAGCCCCAGGATCATCTCAGCCATTCTATAGTGCTAGAAAATGTGAATCGAGGAGTGCTATTGTCCTCTGGAAGTGAAGATTATGAGGATGCTCCTTTTGTCCATGAGCCTCTTCATGATATATATGAAGAGAGTGAGGAATTAATACAGGATTCAGAAGCATCCGATGAAGAATTCACCTTGTGTGAGGCTTCACAACTGCCTCCAGTCTATGGGGCTTGTGATGATACTGATAAGTCTCTGATAAGG GAGATCACCGCAGAGCTTGGATCAATGTCAGAAAGTTCAGATGATGAATTTTTGACCACCAGAATAGTGCGAAGGAGAGTGGTCATTCAG GCTGATGAAATGCCTGACCTACCCTCTCAGTCAGTGACAGAAGAAAAGTATAAGGACGAAAATGGACACATTGTTGTCAAAAGG GTCACCCGTAAAATTATTCGCAAGTGTGTGTCCGCGGATGGCATGGAGCATGAAGAGGTATCATCAGAAGGAGCTCCGCAGGGATCCATCAGTGTGGCAGAGGGAGATGGATACTCCAAGGTTGTGAAGCGGACTGTGCTGAAGAGTGAGGGAGACCATGCAGAG GTAACATTTGCTGAAATTGGGGGTTCCCCAGCATCAAGGCAGGGGACAGCTGAGGCTTGTAAGGTCAGTCACATAGAAAGGACAATGGTACTGGAAGGTGAAAGGACAATGACACACCAGGGTGATCCATCTTTGGCCTCTGACCTCCCCTCAGCCCAAGATGATTTCAAACAG GGCTCACATGCGTAA